The following coding sequences lie in one Moritella viscosa genomic window:
- a CDS encoding 2,4-dienoyl-CoA reductase: MSASNYPNMLAPLDLGFTTLKNRVLMGSMHTGLEEEKNGFEKLAAFYAERAKGGVGLIVTGGISPNLRGRLMPHGMQLSYKWQAKKHQVVTQAVHDNGSKIALQILHAGRYAYHPFSVSASKSKAPINPFTPRAMSKRSIRCTIYDFAKTAELAKFAGYDGVEVMGSEGYLINQFICRRSNKRTDEWGGSYQNRMRFPIEIVKAIRQRVGNDFIIIFRLSMLDLVEDGSTFEEAVELAKELEKAGVTIINTGIGWHEARVPTIVTSVPRAAFSWVTEKMKEHVNVPLVTTNRINTPEVAEQILASGQADMVSMARPMLADPKFVEKATAGKADEINTCIACNQACLDHVFKAKRASCLVNPQACFETELKFDTASKSKRIAVVGAGPAGLAFACYAAERGHKIDIFDSRSEIGGQFNYAKQIPGKEEFYETLRYYAKKIDVLGINLHLNQLVTVKTLQGKGYDDVVVATGIKPRTPAIPGIKHEKVLSYIEVLRDHKPVGKRVAVIGAGGIGFDVSEYLVEEEGASPSTNTKQWLSEWGVTEDSQTVGGLTPAKNTAPAREVFLLQRKDTKVGAGLGKTSGWVHRATLQKKNVEMIKGASYDLIDDQGLHITVDGVKKILDVDNVILCAGQEPFRELFEQLQSEKVTTHLIGGAFEAGELDAKRAIRQGAELAASI; encoded by the coding sequence ATGTCTGCAAGCAATTATCCGAATATGTTGGCGCCGTTAGATCTGGGCTTTACAACATTAAAAAACCGAGTCTTGATGGGTTCGATGCATACTGGCTTAGAAGAAGAAAAAAATGGATTTGAGAAACTAGCTGCATTTTATGCTGAGCGTGCCAAAGGTGGTGTTGGTTTAATTGTGACGGGCGGTATTTCACCAAACCTACGTGGACGCCTCATGCCACACGGTATGCAACTGTCTTATAAATGGCAAGCGAAGAAACACCAAGTCGTTACACAAGCGGTTCATGATAATGGCAGTAAAATTGCGCTACAAATTCTGCATGCGGGTCGTTATGCTTATCATCCATTTAGCGTGAGCGCGAGTAAAAGTAAAGCACCTATTAATCCGTTTACACCAAGAGCGATGTCAAAACGTTCAATCCGTTGTACTATTTATGATTTTGCCAAGACCGCAGAACTGGCCAAGTTTGCCGGTTATGATGGTGTGGAAGTGATGGGTTCTGAGGGGTACCTTATCAATCAATTTATTTGTCGACGCAGTAATAAGCGTACGGATGAATGGGGTGGTAGTTATCAAAATCGTATGCGTTTTCCTATTGAAATTGTAAAAGCGATTCGTCAGCGTGTCGGTAATGACTTTATTATTATTTTCCGTCTTTCAATGCTTGATCTTGTTGAAGATGGTAGTACGTTTGAAGAAGCGGTTGAGCTTGCGAAAGAACTTGAAAAAGCCGGTGTGACGATTATTAATACAGGTATTGGCTGGCATGAAGCGCGTGTACCAACCATTGTAACCAGTGTACCTCGTGCCGCATTTAGCTGGGTTACAGAGAAAATGAAGGAACACGTCAATGTTCCTTTAGTGACAACTAACCGTATTAACACACCAGAGGTTGCAGAACAGATTTTAGCTTCTGGGCAAGCAGATATGGTATCGATGGCACGCCCAATGTTGGCAGATCCTAAGTTTGTAGAGAAAGCGACAGCGGGTAAAGCAGATGAAATTAATACTTGTATTGCCTGTAATCAAGCATGTTTAGATCATGTATTTAAAGCTAAACGTGCATCTTGTTTGGTTAATCCACAAGCTTGTTTTGAAACTGAGCTAAAATTTGACACTGCATCAAAATCAAAACGAATTGCGGTTGTTGGCGCAGGACCGGCAGGCTTAGCATTTGCTTGTTATGCGGCTGAACGTGGTCATAAAATTGATATTTTTGATAGTCGATCAGAAATCGGTGGTCAGTTTAACTATGCGAAACAGATCCCGGGTAAAGAAGAGTTTTACGAAACCCTGCGTTATTATGCGAAGAAAATTGACGTACTTGGTATTAACTTACATTTAAATCAGTTAGTGACAGTTAAGACCCTTCAGGGTAAGGGTTATGATGATGTAGTTGTGGCAACGGGCATTAAACCAAGAACACCTGCCATTCCCGGAATTAAACATGAAAAAGTATTAAGTTACATTGAAGTGTTACGTGATCATAAACCGGTTGGTAAGCGTGTTGCTGTTATTGGAGCGGGTGGTATTGGCTTTGATGTTTCAGAATATTTAGTTGAAGAAGAAGGTGCTTCACCATCGACCAATACTAAACAGTGGTTAAGCGAGTGGGGCGTAACAGAAGATAGTCAAACTGTCGGTGGTTTAACCCCTGCTAAAAATACTGCGCCAGCGCGTGAAGTATTCTTATTACAACGAAAAGATACTAAAGTTGGTGCAGGTCTAGGTAAAACGAGTGGCTGGGTACACAGAGCAACATTACAGAAAAAAAATGTAGAAATGATCAAAGGCGCTTCTTATGACCTTATTGATGATCAAGGTTTACATATTACCGTTGATGGTGTGAAAAAAATATTAGATGTTGATAATGTGATTTTATGTGCTGGACAAGAACCTTTTAGAGAATTGTTTGAGCAACTACAATCTGAAAAAGTGACAACACACCTTATTGGTGGTGCATTTGAAGCGGGTGAGCTTGATGCAAAACGTGCAATTCGTCAAGGTGCTGAACTTGCCGCGTCGATTTAA
- a CDS encoding putative polyhydroxyalkanoic acid system protein, whose product MGNIEIIRGHSLPHQQIIRIADKVMLDIAEEYDLKLKWQGDKLHIKHAHTRGYLHADSESIKIKLKLGILLFPVSFVLKQSIEETLDELLPSAACSHK is encoded by the coding sequence GTGGGTAACATTGAAATCATTCGCGGTCATAGTTTGCCACATCAGCAAATTATCCGTATCGCAGACAAAGTTATGCTTGATATAGCAGAAGAGTATGACCTTAAACTTAAGTGGCAAGGTGATAAACTTCATATTAAGCATGCACATACCAGAGGGTATTTACATGCTGATTCCGAAAGTATCAAAATTAAATTAAAATTGGGAATACTGTTATTTCCTGTTAGTTTTGTTTTAAAACAAAGCATTGAAGAAACGCTTGATGAACTGCTGCCAAGTGCTGCGTGCTCACATAAATAA
- the sppA gene encoding protease IV (endopeptidase IV) produces MRKLFSLLGFILSKIGRSITFTRNLILNLLFISFIAIIILALQQQKEAPVTFADNTALVLNLNGVLVDQPKLVDPFDQVIGELVDSQDVISEIAISDVVNVINSAKTDNAISALILDLARLKPASLTKLTDISDALVEFKKSNKPIYAYGDYFSQEQYFLASFADEILLNPAGGVLLQGYGSYSLYFKDAIDKLNLSSHVFRVGTYKSFVEPFTRSDMSAESKEAKLNWLNQLWDTYTSTVANNRLINADDVAPKADIFIEQLQSVNGNIAQYALKQKLVDQLLTREQISRYLAKKLNSESDKYEKVEFLDYLNLLPTQFKEQDFASKPGVGIIFANGQILDGNQPPGAIGGKSLTKLLLQAKDDEKIKALVLRIDSPGGSAFASEQIRTALLEVKKSGKPVIVSMGSVAASGGYWIASAADEIWAKPTTITGSIGIFGLFATTEKLLAKMGIYSDGVGTTDYTGLSVNRELPEHMAKIIQMTVENGYSNFLNVVAEGRDMTIEEVNEVAQGRVWTGSDALNLGLIDSLGSLDDAIASAAEKAGVSSDSLILIQTPRSERDRLLSMFTQSVAKQVLTELNISPNGSVATWLATMSRQAGQLTNYSDPQGLYVECLVCEIK; encoded by the coding sequence ATGAGAAAATTATTCTCACTACTCGGATTCATTCTTTCTAAAATAGGTCGTTCGATTACATTCACGCGTAATTTAATCTTGAACCTATTGTTCATTTCTTTTATAGCAATTATTATTCTTGCTTTGCAGCAGCAAAAAGAAGCACCAGTCACATTCGCAGATAATACTGCTTTGGTTCTCAACTTAAACGGAGTCTTGGTTGATCAACCAAAATTAGTTGATCCATTCGACCAAGTTATTGGTGAACTTGTTGATTCTCAAGATGTCATTAGTGAAATTGCAATTTCAGACGTTGTAAATGTGATTAACAGCGCTAAAACTGATAATGCCATTAGCGCATTAATCTTAGATCTTGCCCGACTAAAACCTGCGAGTTTAACTAAATTAACGGATATTTCGGATGCATTAGTTGAATTCAAAAAAAGTAACAAGCCAATTTATGCTTACGGGGATTACTTTAGCCAAGAACAATACTTCCTTGCTTCATTTGCGGATGAAATTCTGTTAAATCCTGCAGGGGGCGTATTACTGCAGGGCTATGGTAGTTATAGTCTTTATTTCAAAGATGCCATTGATAAGCTTAATCTCTCATCACACGTATTTCGCGTTGGCACGTATAAATCATTTGTTGAACCCTTCACACGTAGTGATATGTCAGCAGAAAGTAAAGAAGCTAAATTAAACTGGTTAAATCAACTTTGGGATACTTACACCAGTACCGTTGCTAACAATCGTTTAATCAACGCTGACGATGTGGCACCTAAAGCAGATATATTTATTGAACAACTGCAATCAGTCAATGGCAATATTGCCCAATATGCTTTAAAACAAAAACTTGTAGATCAGCTATTAACACGTGAACAAATCTCGCGTTATCTGGCTAAAAAGCTAAACAGCGAATCGGATAAATATGAGAAGGTGGAGTTTTTAGATTACCTTAATCTTCTGCCTACACAGTTTAAAGAACAAGATTTTGCGAGTAAACCTGGAGTTGGTATCATTTTCGCCAATGGCCAGATCTTAGATGGTAACCAACCTCCTGGCGCTATTGGTGGAAAATCGCTGACTAAATTGCTATTACAAGCAAAAGACGACGAAAAGATTAAAGCCTTAGTCCTACGTATCGACAGCCCAGGTGGTAGCGCATTTGCATCAGAACAGATCCGTACCGCATTATTAGAAGTGAAAAAATCGGGTAAACCCGTGATAGTGTCCATGGGTAGCGTCGCCGCATCCGGTGGTTATTGGATAGCTTCTGCGGCAGATGAGATTTGGGCTAAACCAACCACGATCACCGGTTCAATTGGTATCTTTGGTCTATTTGCGACAACCGAAAAACTACTCGCTAAAATGGGCATTTACAGTGATGGTGTCGGGACAACAGATTACACAGGACTATCTGTAAATCGGGAACTGCCTGAACACATGGCTAAAATTATCCAAATGACGGTTGAAAATGGCTATAGCAACTTCTTAAATGTCGTTGCTGAAGGTCGAGATATGACAATAGAAGAAGTTAATGAGGTTGCTCAAGGTCGTGTTTGGACTGGTAGCGATGCGCTTAATCTTGGCCTTATTGATAGCCTTGGTAGCCTAGATGATGCAATTGCGTCTGCCGCAGAAAAAGCAGGTGTATCGAGTGATTCATTAATTTTAATTCAAACTCCCCGCAGTGAGCGTGATAGATTACTGTCTATGTTCACTCAATCTGTTGCAAAGCAAGTATTAACAGAGCTCAACATTAGTCCTAATGGTAGTGTGGCGACTTGGTTAGCAACAATGAGTCGACAAGCCGGACAACTAACTAACTATTCAGATCCGCAAGGCCTATATGTGGAATGTTTAGTATGCGAAATTAAATAA
- the bioA gene encoding adenosylmethionine-8-amino-7-oxononanoate aminotransferase: MTQKTNKNLVKFDQQHIWHPYTSMTKPLPCYHVDSAEGVYLTLNDGTRLIDGMSSWWASIHGYNVPALNQAMQKQASKMSHVMFGGITHEPAINLCQKLVDITPDGLECVFLSDSGSVSVEVAMKMAIQYWHHQQPAKKKFVTIRNGYHGDTFGAMSVCDPDNGMHELFTGFLAPQFFISAPSIKFNEQWQQSAMQELEQALVENHQHIAALILEPIVQGAGGMKFYHPEFLRQAKLLCEHYKVLLIADEIATGFGRTGKLFACEHAGITPDIMCLGKGITGGYMTLAATLTTRHVAETISNGPSGVLMHGPTFMGNPLACAVANASIDLLMASNWQQQVKRIEDQLQQTLLPLVTHKNVADTRVLGSIGVIETKQAIDLAKAQVLFVELGVWIRPFGKLLYIMPPYIISNSELTTLCHVIRQVLDADIWAK, from the coding sequence ATGACTCAAAAAACAAACAAAAATTTAGTGAAGTTCGACCAGCAGCACATCTGGCACCCTTACACATCGATGACAAAACCCCTACCTTGTTACCATGTTGATAGTGCTGAAGGAGTTTATCTCACATTAAATGACGGTACACGATTAATCGATGGTATGTCTTCTTGGTGGGCATCAATTCATGGCTATAACGTACCAGCGCTAAATCAAGCAATGCAAAAACAAGCCAGTAAAATGTCACATGTGATGTTTGGTGGCATCACCCACGAACCAGCAATAAATTTATGCCAAAAACTAGTCGATATTACACCCGACGGTCTCGAATGTGTGTTCTTGTCCGATTCAGGGTCAGTCAGTGTTGAAGTCGCAATGAAAATGGCAATTCAATATTGGCACCATCAACAACCGGCGAAAAAGAAATTTGTCACTATTCGTAATGGTTATCACGGCGATACATTTGGCGCGATGTCAGTTTGCGACCCAGATAATGGCATGCACGAATTGTTCACAGGATTTTTAGCGCCACAGTTCTTTATTAGCGCACCAAGCATCAAATTTAATGAGCAATGGCAGCAAAGTGCCATGCAAGAGCTAGAGCAAGCGTTAGTAGAAAACCATCAGCACATAGCAGCACTTATTTTAGAACCTATCGTGCAGGGTGCTGGCGGTATGAAGTTCTATCATCCCGAGTTTTTACGCCAAGCTAAATTACTTTGCGAGCATTATAAGGTATTACTGATTGCCGATGAAATTGCGACAGGTTTTGGTCGAACAGGAAAATTATTTGCTTGTGAGCATGCAGGCATCACACCTGACATCATGTGTTTGGGTAAAGGCATCACAGGCGGTTACATGACATTAGCAGCAACATTAACCACTCGCCATGTTGCAGAAACAATCAGTAATGGGCCAAGTGGCGTATTGATGCACGGGCCTACATTTATGGGTAACCCATTAGCCTGTGCAGTGGCAAATGCCAGTATCGATTTATTAATGGCAAGTAATTGGCAACAACAAGTTAAACGAATAGAAGATCAGTTACAACAAACATTACTACCGCTCGTTACACATAAAAATGTTGCAGATACACGTGTGCTCGGCAGTATTGGCGTTATCGAAACCAAACAAGCAATTGACCTCGCTAAAGCACAAGTATTATTTGTTGAATTGGGTGTATGGATCAGGCCTTTTGGGAAACTCTTGTATATTATGCCCCCTTACATCATTTCAAATTCAGAGCTCACCACATTATGCCATGTGATCAGACAAGTGCTTGATGCTGACATTTGGGCTAAATAA
- a CDS encoding putative esterase, with protein sequence MISWQAKALNLFLKQTVKRSIENTKDVHKLRFQMRALDKFVFGTSSQIERSQSMRAGTLCDEIKVKLSTSKKKLLYVHGGAFVFKTPGLHNNLIARLAEPLDLHAIIPDYPLAPEHPFPTALNCCYDIYQSLLDEGTLPEDIVVAGDSAGGNIALSLLLRAKRNGLPMPSCCVLLSPVADMTQSGLSSVENRYSDALFSLEVMLHCRNLYLEGNSTDLHNDEISPLFGDFTGFPPFMFHAGSAELMRDDSTRLADFMQAKGVDAHLQIWHQMPHVFPLFEQLPESKAALIQIVDFIKKHLNKS encoded by the coding sequence TTGATTAGTTGGCAAGCTAAGGCGCTGAATTTATTTTTGAAACAAACAGTGAAGCGTTCGATTGAAAATACCAAAGACGTACATAAATTACGTTTTCAGATGCGAGCATTAGACAAATTTGTATTCGGAACTAGCTCTCAAATTGAACGTTCGCAATCAATGCGTGCTGGTACTTTGTGTGATGAGATCAAAGTTAAGCTCTCTACTAGTAAGAAAAAGCTATTATATGTACATGGTGGCGCTTTTGTATTTAAAACACCGGGATTACATAATAATTTGATAGCTCGTTTAGCTGAACCATTAGATTTACACGCCATAATTCCTGATTATCCACTTGCCCCTGAACACCCTTTCCCTACTGCACTTAACTGTTGTTATGATATTTACCAGTCATTATTAGATGAAGGTACCTTACCTGAAGATATCGTTGTCGCGGGGGATTCTGCGGGTGGTAATATTGCGCTATCTTTATTGTTACGCGCTAAACGTAATGGTTTACCCATGCCGAGTTGCTGCGTTTTATTATCACCAGTGGCGGATATGACTCAAAGTGGTTTGTCTTCTGTAGAGAATCGCTATAGTGATGCGTTATTTAGTTTGGAAGTCATGTTGCATTGTCGTAATTTATATTTAGAGGGGAATAGTACGGACCTGCATAATGATGAAATTTCCCCTTTATTTGGTGATTTCACTGGATTTCCTCCTTTTATGTTCCATGCTGGAAGTGCAGAGCTAATGCGCGATGATTCAACGCGACTTGCTGACTTTATGCAGGCCAAGGGCGTTGATGCTCATTTACAAATATGGCACCAAATGCCGCATGTCTTTCCATTATTTGAACAACTTCCTGAAAGTAAGGCGGCACTGATTCAAATTGTGGACTTTATAAAGAAGCATCTAAATAAATCTTAA
- the asnS gene encoding asparaginyl-tRNA synthetase produces MTHTSVKDIFAGKFPVGSTVTTKGWIRTRRDSKAGISFLAIYDGSCFDPIQAVVSKDLPNYEADVLNLTASCSVEVTGVVVESPGKGQAFEIQATEVIVLGLVEDPDTYPMSAKRHSIEYLREHAHLRGRTNVMGAVMRVRNCLSQAIHRFYHENGYNWLSTPLITGSDCEGAGEMFRVSTLDMNNLPLTDKGDVDYKEDFFGKETFLTVSGQLNAETYACAIGKVYTFGPTFRAENSNTTRHLAEFWMVEPEIAFADLDDAAKLAEDMLKYCFRAVLEERMDDMQFFAQRINKEAITRLESFVDSDFAQIDYTDAIKILEECGKEFEFPVSWGIDMSSEHERYLAEEHFKAPVVVKNYPKDIKSFYMRMNEDGKTVAAMDVLAPGIGEIIGGSQREERLDMLDKRMEEMGLNKEDYWWYRDLRRFGTVPHSGFGLGFERLVSYVTGMQNIRDVIPFPRAPRTAEF; encoded by the coding sequence ATGACGCATACGTCAGTTAAAGATATTTTTGCCGGTAAATTCCCGGTAGGCAGCACAGTTACAACGAAAGGCTGGATCCGCACACGTCGTGATTCTAAAGCTGGTATTTCTTTCTTAGCTATTTACGATGGTTCGTGCTTCGATCCGATCCAAGCAGTTGTAAGTAAAGATTTACCGAACTACGAAGCAGACGTTTTAAACCTTACAGCTAGTTGTTCAGTTGAAGTTACGGGTGTTGTAGTTGAATCACCTGGTAAAGGTCAAGCATTCGAAATCCAAGCAACAGAAGTAATTGTACTTGGCTTAGTTGAAGACCCTGACACTTACCCTATGTCAGCTAAACGCCACAGCATCGAATACCTTCGTGAGCACGCACACCTACGTGGCCGTACTAACGTTATGGGTGCCGTTATGCGTGTTCGTAACTGTTTATCCCAAGCTATTCACCGCTTTTACCATGAAAATGGTTATAACTGGTTAAGCACACCACTTATCACTGGTAGTGATTGTGAAGGTGCTGGTGAAATGTTCCGTGTAAGTACACTGGATATGAATAACCTGCCTTTAACTGATAAAGGTGACGTTGATTACAAAGAAGACTTCTTTGGTAAAGAAACCTTTCTAACGGTATCTGGTCAACTTAACGCTGAAACGTATGCTTGTGCGATTGGTAAAGTTTATACCTTCGGTCCAACTTTCCGTGCTGAAAACTCAAATACAACGCGTCATCTTGCAGAATTCTGGATGGTTGAACCTGAGATTGCATTTGCTGATTTAGACGATGCAGCAAAACTAGCTGAAGATATGCTTAAGTATTGCTTTAGAGCAGTACTAGAAGAGCGTATGGATGATATGCAGTTCTTTGCACAACGTATCAACAAAGAAGCAATTACTCGTTTAGAAAGCTTTGTAGATTCTGACTTTGCACAAATTGATTATACTGACGCAATTAAGATCTTAGAAGAATGTGGTAAAGAATTCGAATTCCCAGTTTCTTGGGGTATCGATATGTCTTCTGAACACGAACGTTACCTTGCTGAAGAACACTTCAAAGCACCTGTTGTTGTTAAAAACTATCCGAAAGATATTAAATCATTCTACATGCGCATGAATGAAGATGGTAAAACAGTTGCAGCAATGGACGTACTTGCACCAGGTATTGGCGAAATCATCGGCGGTAGCCAACGTGAAGAACGTTTAGATATGCTTGATAAGCGTATGGAAGAAATGGGCTTAAACAAAGAAGATTACTGGTGGTACCGCGACCTACGTCGTTTCGGTACAGTCCCACACTCTGGCTTTGGTCTAGGTTTCGAACGCTTAGTGTCTTATGTAACTGGTATGCAAAATATCCGTGACGTAATTCCTTTCCCGCGTGCACCACGTACAGCTGAATTCTAA
- the bioB gene encoding biotin synthase, with protein MTNSVRHDWQLDEIEALFNQPFNDLMFQAQTVHRQNFDPNSVQISTLLSIKTGACPEDCKYCPQSARYTTGIEKERLMQVETVLKRAAEARDNGASRFCMGAAWKNPHKRDMPYLIDMVKGVKAMGLETCMTLGMLAPEQAQSLSAAGLDYYNHNLDTSEEYYEQIITTRTYQDRLNTLDHVREAGMKVCSGGIVGMGEQQLDRIGLLRSLANLPHHPESVPINMLVKVAGTPLEDTPDLDELEFVRTIATARILMPKSYVRLSAGREAMSEQTQTLCFMAGANSIFYGCKLLTTDNPDEDSDKRLFRKLGLQPARIREASDEAQSAQLLDEIAEQASPSLFYDATAVNTKNVGATSTTH; from the coding sequence ATGACTAATAGCGTTCGCCATGATTGGCAACTTGATGAGATTGAAGCACTATTTAACCAACCGTTTAACGATTTGATGTTTCAGGCTCAAACGGTTCATCGTCAGAATTTTGATCCAAACAGTGTACAAATCAGTACGCTGTTATCAATCAAGACCGGCGCTTGCCCTGAAGATTGTAAGTATTGCCCACAGAGTGCACGCTATACAACGGGTATTGAGAAAGAACGCTTGATGCAAGTCGAAACTGTGCTTAAACGTGCAGCTGAAGCAAGAGATAATGGTGCGAGTCGTTTCTGTATGGGGGCAGCTTGGAAAAACCCACATAAGCGTGATATGCCGTATTTAATTGATATGGTTAAAGGTGTTAAAGCAATGGGACTTGAAACTTGCATGACGTTAGGCATGTTAGCGCCGGAACAAGCGCAATCTCTTTCTGCTGCGGGCTTAGACTATTACAACCATAACTTAGATACGTCAGAAGAATACTACGAACAGATTATTACTACGCGTACCTACCAAGATCGTTTAAACACCTTAGACCATGTTCGTGAAGCAGGTATGAAAGTATGTTCTGGTGGGATCGTTGGGATGGGTGAGCAACAACTTGATCGAATCGGTTTGCTTAGGTCACTTGCTAATTTACCACATCACCCAGAAAGTGTGCCAATTAACATGTTAGTTAAAGTGGCGGGTACACCGCTGGAAGATACGCCAGATTTAGACGAATTAGAATTTGTACGTACCATTGCGACAGCACGTATCTTAATGCCTAAATCTTATGTGCGTTTATCGGCTGGTCGTGAAGCGATGAGTGAACAAACACAAACATTATGTTTCATGGCTGGTGCAAACTCTATTTTCTACGGTTGTAAGTTGTTAACAACGGACAACCCAGATGAAGACAGTGATAAGCGTCTGTTTAGAAAACTTGGCTTACAACCTGCGCGTATTCGCGAAGCCAGTGACGAAGCACAATCAGCGCAGTTACTTGATGAAATAGCAGAGCAGGCATCGCCGTCACTGTTTTATGATGCGACAGCTGTTAATACAAAAAATGTTGGCGCGACGAGTACTACACATTAA
- a CDS encoding membrane protein — protein MLNNLLIFSLSLISFSTISYIIYIKIIEPLSSIKGYIQEAQFEHNIINELENATGTQGLSERYNSMLDNNISSSSYFDKLQHTLKQREMSPTYTSPIKLNNSILNQARLLQQKKKQINYH, from the coding sequence ATGCTCAATAATTTATTGATATTTAGTTTAAGTCTAATCAGTTTTTCCACTATCTCGTATATTATTTATATTAAAATAATTGAGCCCCTGAGCAGTATCAAAGGATATATCCAGGAAGCTCAATTTGAGCATAACATCATCAATGAACTTGAAAATGCAACCGGTACACAAGGGTTGTCAGAGCGCTACAACTCGATGCTTGATAATAATATTAGTAGTTCAAGTTATTTTGATAAATTACAACACACGTTAAAACAACGCGAAATGAGCCCTACATATACCTCCCCAATTAAATTAAATAACAGTATTTTAAACCAAGCCCGTTTACTACAACAAAAGAAAAAGCAAATTAATTACCACTAG
- a CDS encoding nitroreductase gives MNAIDLLINRHSCNQLSAPAPSGEALDNIINAGLRAPDHGGLTPWRFIITEGEGLNTLSHYFQDAAFNLGKSEKDVLKATNAPFRAPQIITVIAKIENHPKIPESEQLMSAGCVVMAMQMAAQAQGFNGIWRTGWFAYDSHIKQKLELEEKDEIVGFLYLGTPDVSCKKIRHLNTDNFVTRMDN, from the coding sequence ATGAACGCAATTGACCTATTAATAAATCGCCATTCTTGTAATCAGCTTTCTGCACCAGCCCCAAGTGGTGAAGCATTGGATAATATTATTAATGCTGGATTACGTGCACCTGATCACGGTGGATTAACCCCTTGGCGTTTTATTATCACCGAAGGTGAAGGTTTAAACACTTTATCGCACTATTTTCAAGATGCGGCATTTAACCTTGGAAAGTCAGAAAAGGATGTATTAAAGGCGACAAATGCGCCGTTTAGAGCACCACAAATTATTACTGTTATTGCTAAAATTGAAAATCATCCAAAGATCCCAGAGTCGGAGCAGTTAATGTCAGCAGGTTGTGTGGTAATGGCAATGCAAATGGCTGCGCAAGCACAAGGTTTTAATGGTATTTGGCGTACAGGCTGGTTTGCTTATGATAGTCATATAAAACAAAAACTTGAGTTAGAAGAAAAAGATGAAATTGTTGGTTTTTTATATTTAGGTACGCCCGATGTATCATGCAAAAAAATTCGTCATTTAAACACTGATAATTTTGTTACGCGAATGGATAATTAA